A region from the Halosolutus gelatinilyticus genome encodes:
- a CDS encoding sensor histidine kinase, which translates to MDDSEFESVSCTDIVDDVLTDLQVRIDETDATIRVESLPAVTGDAQQIEQLCSNLLSNAIKYSGDEPPHVEISAERQGNRCVFSVADQGIGIDPEYVDQIFEIFNRLHSNDECQGTGIGLSLCQKIVDHHGGDIWVDTEPGAGTTFYFTLPAAN; encoded by the coding sequence ATGGATGATTCGGAGTTCGAATCGGTCTCGTGTACGGACATCGTCGACGACGTATTGACCGACCTACAAGTCCGGATCGACGAAACCGACGCCACGATCCGCGTCGAATCGCTCCCCGCCGTCACCGGTGACGCACAGCAAATCGAGCAACTCTGCTCGAATCTGCTCTCGAACGCGATCAAGTACAGCGGTGACGAGCCGCCGCACGTGGAGATCAGTGCCGAGCGGCAAGGCAATCGCTGCGTCTTCTCGGTCGCCGATCAGGGGATCGGCATCGATCCGGAGTACGTCGATCAGATCTTCGAGATTTTCAACCGGCTGCACTCGAACGACGAGTGCCAGGGAACCGGTATCGGACTCTCGCTGTGTCAAAAGATCGTCGACCACCACGGCGGAGACATCTGGGTTGATACCGAACCGGGAGCAGGGACGACGTTTTACTTCACTCTCCCCGCGGCCAACTAA
- a CDS encoding response regulator has translation MPDEPLDVLVVEDNRGDVRLIKTGLDESSVERSLTVVSDGEAALDYLYQRNGYESEAYPDLVLLDLNVPKKSGRDVLERMNETEELRSVPVVVLTGSRADNHVQETYQLGADGYFVKPVDPHEFISLVEAVANSIASSGTLLPGKYADIDRE, from the coding sequence ATGCCCGATGAACCGTTGGACGTGCTGGTGGTGGAGGACAACCGCGGCGATGTTCGGCTAATCAAAACCGGGCTCGACGAGAGTAGCGTCGAACGCTCACTAACCGTCGTGAGTGATGGAGAAGCGGCGCTCGACTACCTCTATCAGCGCAACGGGTACGAATCCGAAGCGTATCCCGATCTCGTACTGTTAGATCTGAACGTACCGAAAAAGTCCGGACGAGACGTTCTCGAACGGATGAACGAGACGGAGGAGCTTCGTTCGGTTCCGGTGGTCGTCCTTACGGGTTCGCGAGCCGACAATCACGTGCAGGAAACCTACCAACTGGGAGCGGACGGGTATTTCGTGAAGCCGGTCGATCCCCACGAGTTCATTTCGCTCGTGGAAGCCGTCGCGAATTCGATCGCCTCCTCGGGAACGCTCCTGCCGGGGAAGTACGCAGATATCGATCGCGAGTGA
- a CDS encoding DUF7537 family lipoprotein, protein MRASPLSAIAVVALLVFAGCAGLPGTGGDPSPDASPDEFPNASAIDQSVFDRHATAMANTSFTLSTEKTRKDRVFHSSEKNFRHMNDTGRFLAEPSNSQYLVHTTGYFSGNGTIYSDGSTEYMLSRENNWSEVRTLSPVSAFNESSDRYLWRGLFSNDSMHQLDHAAIDATYEREGVETFQGVPVMRYEATGVDALADSWAGGENASSRYEEFSATLLLDEDGVIRHYEYEFVWAESATRRITQSYTLSDVGSTDVEKPDWAANATAES, encoded by the coding sequence ATGCGTGCGTCTCCGCTCTCAGCGATCGCCGTCGTCGCCCTCCTAGTCTTCGCGGGATGTGCTGGGCTTCCAGGCACGGGCGGGGACCCGTCGCCCGACGCGTCCCCCGACGAGTTCCCGAACGCGTCGGCCATCGACCAGTCGGTGTTCGATAGACACGCGACCGCGATGGCGAACACGAGTTTCACGCTCTCAACCGAGAAAACCCGGAAGGACCGCGTTTTCCACTCTTCGGAGAAGAACTTCAGGCACATGAACGACACGGGCCGGTTTCTCGCCGAGCCCAGCAATTCACAGTACCTCGTACACACCACCGGCTACTTTTCGGGGAACGGCACCATCTATTCGGACGGAAGCACGGAGTACATGCTGTCGCGGGAGAACAACTGGTCGGAGGTGAGGACACTCTCCCCCGTGTCGGCGTTCAACGAATCGAGCGACCGGTATCTCTGGCGTGGACTGTTCAGCAACGACAGCATGCACCAGCTCGATCACGCTGCGATTGACGCCACCTACGAGCGCGAAGGCGTCGAAACGTTCCAGGGCGTTCCGGTGATGCGTTACGAGGCCACTGGCGTCGACGCGCTGGCCGACTCGTGGGCGGGAGGCGAGAACGCGAGTTCGCGGTACGAGGAGTTCTCCGCGACGCTCCTGCTCGACGAAGACGGCGTCATCCGCCACTACGAGTACGAATTCGTCTGGGCCGAATCCGCGACCCGGAGGATTACGCAGTCGTACACCCTGTCCGACGTGGGGAGCACCGACGTCGAGAAACCGGACTGGGCGGCGAACGCGACGGCGGAGTCGTAA
- a CDS encoding NifU family protein, producing the protein MSDTRSVPTVDEISDSVSLFLRRNFPQIEAHGGDFAITDVDPDERSVSITLSGACDGCGISPMTTQAIQRRLPSEVDGIDRVDVSLGFDGMAGEGTPRGAPDDVPF; encoded by the coding sequence ATGAGCGACACCCGTTCGGTACCGACGGTCGACGAGATCAGCGACTCCGTCTCGCTGTTCCTGCGCCGGAACTTCCCGCAGATCGAAGCGCACGGCGGCGACTTCGCCATCACCGACGTCGATCCCGACGAGCGCAGCGTCTCGATCACCTTGAGCGGCGCCTGCGACGGCTGCGGGATCAGCCCGATGACGACCCAGGCGATCCAGCGGCGCCTCCCGAGCGAGGTCGACGGGATCGATCGCGTCGACGTCTCGCTCGGCTTCGACGGCATGGCCGGCGAGGGGACGCCCCGCGGCGCGCCGGACGACGTTCCGTTCTAA
- a CDS encoding PAS domain S-box protein — protein sequence MSDRARSADVPFWGEGDDSEALDRYRTLVDAVDDGIYQLDSTGHFVGVNDTIVEIAGYSREELLGEHVSLVLAEADVDRIEREFGRRLATGETDGAAFETAVETADGEFLTCELRISLIVSDGEFRGSTGIVRDVTERKRRERRLENELDRVFGRISDAFYAVDDEFRFTHVNARAEELLHHSEEELLGRSLWEVFPAAAAIDDVRGSFERALDEQRRTSYELYYDTLDFWVEANLYPSETGVSVYFRDVTERKKRERELERYEKTIETIWDGVATLDADGRFVVVNKALCEMTGYDRDELLDEHVTLIHDETVDELAEELNEGVITGERAYGAIEFDLELASGDAIPVEGRFGPYELEDGSVGRTGVVRDISGRKERERELTKYETIVETVNDGIYTVDEDGRFTMVNDAYAELTGYSREELLDSHASLVVDDETFERAKAVEGELSEGRGDEPILEATVRTADGDRVPAEATFAMLPDDGHERIGVARDITDRKERERALEESERRYRTLVENFPNGAVGLYDEELTYTVVGGEMLSDLGVSPEEMVDSSIDERYPDDLVEEVKPHLRAVFDGESHSFEVAYRDRQLLAHALPVRDADDEIYAGMLMVRDITERTEYRRRLEESNERLEQFAYIASHDLQEPLRMVTSYLGLIDDRYGGALDEDGEEFLAFAIDGAERMREMIDGLLKYSRIERTGTSFEPVDLGAVLDAVLTDLQVRIDENDAEIAVDELPRVAGDSNQLRQLFQNLVENAIAYSGDDPPRVAVSAERDGGRWLVSVRDEGIGIDPDDTDRIFEVFQRLHSHEDHPGTGIGLALCQRIVERHGGEIGVESEPDEGTTFAFTLPAANA from the coding sequence ATGAGCGATCGAGCACGGTCCGCCGACGTTCCGTTCTGGGGTGAGGGAGACGACAGCGAGGCGCTCGACCGCTATCGGACGCTCGTCGACGCGGTCGACGACGGCATCTATCAGCTCGATTCGACGGGCCACTTCGTCGGCGTCAACGACACGATCGTCGAGATCGCCGGCTACAGCCGCGAGGAGCTCCTCGGCGAGCACGTTTCGCTCGTGCTCGCCGAGGCGGACGTCGATCGGATCGAACGCGAGTTCGGCCGGCGGCTCGCGACCGGCGAGACGGACGGCGCCGCGTTCGAGACCGCCGTCGAAACCGCCGACGGCGAGTTCCTGACCTGCGAGCTACGGATCAGTCTCATCGTCTCCGACGGCGAATTTCGGGGATCGACCGGGATCGTGCGGGATGTCACCGAGCGGAAACGACGGGAGCGCCGCCTCGAGAACGAACTGGATCGGGTCTTCGGGCGGATCTCCGACGCGTTCTACGCGGTCGACGACGAGTTCCGCTTCACGCACGTCAACGCGCGGGCCGAAGAACTCCTGCACCACTCGGAAGAGGAGTTGCTCGGCCGGAGCCTGTGGGAGGTCTTTCCGGCCGCCGCCGCGATCGACGACGTTCGAGGGAGTTTCGAGCGGGCGCTGGACGAGCAACGGCGGACCAGTTACGAACTCTATTACGACACGCTCGACTTCTGGGTCGAAGCGAATCTTTACCCCTCCGAAACCGGCGTCTCGGTCTACTTCCGCGACGTCACCGAGCGGAAGAAGCGCGAGCGGGAGTTAGAGCGGTACGAGAAAACGATCGAGACGATCTGGGACGGCGTCGCCACCCTCGACGCCGACGGTCGGTTCGTGGTGGTCAACAAGGCGCTCTGCGAGATGACCGGCTACGACCGCGATGAGCTGCTCGACGAGCACGTGACGCTAATTCACGACGAAACCGTCGACGAGCTGGCCGAGGAACTGAACGAGGGCGTAATCACGGGCGAACGGGCGTACGGCGCGATCGAGTTCGACCTCGAACTCGCAAGCGGCGACGCGATCCCCGTCGAAGGTCGGTTCGGCCCCTACGAACTCGAGGACGGCTCGGTCGGTCGGACCGGCGTCGTTCGCGATATCTCCGGGCGGAAGGAGCGCGAGCGAGAGCTAACGAAGTACGAAACGATCGTCGAAACCGTCAACGACGGGATCTACACCGTCGACGAGGACGGCCGGTTCACGATGGTCAACGACGCCTATGCCGAGTTGACCGGCTACTCCCGGGAGGAGCTGCTCGACTCGCACGCCTCGCTGGTCGTCGACGACGAAACGTTCGAGCGGGCGAAAGCGGTCGAAGGCGAGCTGTCGGAGGGGCGCGGGGACGAGCCGATCCTGGAAGCGACGGTACGGACGGCCGACGGCGACCGCGTGCCGGCGGAGGCGACCTTCGCGATGTTGCCGGATGACGGGCACGAACGCATCGGCGTCGCCCGCGACATCACCGACCGAAAGGAACGGGAGCGGGCGCTCGAGGAGAGCGAGCGCCGGTACCGGACGCTCGTCGAGAACTTCCCGAACGGGGCGGTCGGACTCTACGACGAGGAGCTTACCTACACCGTCGTCGGCGGCGAGATGCTGAGCGACCTCGGGGTTTCGCCCGAGGAGATGGTCGATAGCAGCATCGACGAGCGCTATCCCGACGACCTCGTCGAGGAGGTCAAACCCCACCTCCGGGCGGTCTTCGATGGCGAATCGCACTCGTTCGAGGTGGCGTATCGCGATCGGCAGCTGTTGGCGCACGCGCTTCCGGTTCGAGACGCCGACGACGAGATCTACGCGGGAATGCTGATGGTGCGGGACATCACCGAGCGCACGGAGTATCGTCGGCGCCTCGAGGAATCGAACGAACGGCTGGAGCAGTTCGCGTACATCGCCTCCCACGACCTGCAGGAGCCGCTGCGGATGGTCACGAGCTACTTGGGGTTGATCGACGATCGGTACGGCGGCGCGCTCGACGAAGACGGCGAGGAGTTCCTCGCGTTCGCCATCGACGGCGCGGAGCGAATGCGCGAGATGATCGACGGATTGCTGAAATACTCGCGGATCGAGAGGACGGGGACGTCGTTCGAACCGGTCGATCTGGGGGCCGTGCTGGACGCGGTGCTGACGGATTTACAGGTGCGGATCGACGAGAACGACGCCGAGATCGCGGTCGACGAACTGCCGCGCGTGGCGGGCGACAGCAACCAGTTACGCCAGCTCTTCCAGAACCTCGTGGAGAACGCGATCGCGTACAGCGGCGACGACCCGCCGCGGGTCGCCGTCTCCGCCGAGCGCGACGGCGGCCGCTGGCTCGTCTCCGTCCGCGACGAGGGGATCGGGATCGATCCGGACGATACCGATCGCATCTTCGAGGTCTTCCAGCGGCTCCACAGCCACGAGGACCACCCCGGCACCGGGATCGGCCTCGCGCTCTGTCAGCGGATCGTCGAGCGCCACGGCGGCGAGATCGGAGTCGAATCCGAGCCCGATGAGGGGACGACGTTCGCGTTCACGCTCCCCGCCGCGAACGCGTGA
- the truA gene encoding tRNA pseudouridine(38-40) synthase TruA, producing MPPRAFRIAYDGTGYRGFQRQPDASTVEGAIFDALRSLDVYEPGAGDGPDRPAGYAAAGRTDAGVSALAQTIGLEAPEWLTPRALNAELPADVRAWATAAAPASFHATHDATRREYAYHLYAPPADRDGTRGGSVDPDARIDDDRFRAACDALSGPHDFHNLTPDDRNTEREPTIEATRDGDYLVVTVAAGGFARELVRRLVSLATAVGAGDEPVEKIDRALAPDPLPGHEGIAPAPPNPLVLTDVAYPLLEFAVDERAAESARTVFDRRRIDRRTGARVTGQLADGID from the coding sequence ATGCCACCGCGAGCGTTCCGGATCGCCTACGACGGCACCGGCTATCGTGGTTTTCAGCGCCAGCCCGACGCGTCGACCGTCGAGGGCGCGATTTTCGACGCGCTCCGATCGCTCGACGTCTACGAGCCCGGCGCCGGCGACGGCCCCGATCGTCCCGCCGGCTACGCCGCCGCCGGTCGCACCGACGCGGGGGTCTCCGCGCTCGCCCAGACGATCGGCCTCGAGGCCCCCGAGTGGCTCACGCCGCGGGCGCTCAACGCCGAACTCCCCGCGGACGTCCGGGCCTGGGCGACCGCCGCCGCGCCCGCGTCGTTTCACGCTACCCACGACGCAACCCGACGGGAGTACGCGTACCACCTGTACGCACCCCCCGCCGATCGCGACGGAACTCGCGGCGGTTCCGTCGACCCCGACGCGCGGATCGACGACGATCGGTTCCGCGCCGCCTGCGACGCGCTCTCCGGCCCCCACGACTTCCACAACCTCACGCCGGACGATCGCAACACCGAGCGCGAGCCGACGATCGAGGCGACCCGCGATGGCGACTATCTCGTCGTCACGGTCGCGGCGGGCGGGTTCGCCCGCGAACTCGTGCGTCGACTCGTCTCGCTCGCCACCGCCGTCGGCGCCGGCGACGAACCCGTCGAGAAGATCGATCGCGCCCTCGCGCCAGACCCGCTGCCCGGTCACGAGGGGATCGCACCCGCGCCGCCGAACCCGCTCGTCCTGACCGACGTCGCCTATCCGCTCCTCGAGTTCGCGGTCGACGAGCGGGCGGCCGAGAGCGCGCGAACCGTCTTCGATCGCCGGCGGATCGACCGACGAACGGGCGCGCGGGTGACCGGGCAGCTCGCGGACGGGATCGACTGA
- a CDS encoding glutathione S-transferase N-terminal domain-containing protein, producing MLELYQAESCPHSTEVREKLTELGVSYVIHNPRLPGDEGGDVLNEQTYRAMRDIGGEDAIPFLVDTDRETTRYESEEIIDYLETHYG from the coding sequence ATGCTCGAACTCTACCAGGCCGAGAGCTGCCCGCACAGCACCGAGGTCCGCGAGAAACTCACCGAACTCGGCGTCTCGTACGTGATCCACAACCCGCGCCTGCCGGGCGACGAGGGCGGGGACGTGCTCAACGAACAGACCTACCGGGCGATGCGGGACATCGGCGGCGAGGACGCGATCCCCTTCCTCGTCGACACCGATCGGGAGACGACGCGCTACGAGAGCGAGGAGATCATCGACTACCTCGAGACCCACTACGGCTGA
- a CDS encoding sulfatase — protein sequence MGDSNERDSESHTTVRNVVLVILDTARSKSVDSFGRSIEAKNADGDSEYRTGDGTARPRLSSGRECDGPQTTPALSRLAAEGTAFENAFAAAPWTLPSHASLFTGLYPSEHGTHGGHTFLDEDLRTLPEAFADAGYQTIGVSNNTWITEEFGFDRGFEDLRKGWQYIQSDADMGAVVRGEDLREKLQAARNRLFDGNPLVNATNILYSEVFQPTGDDGAARSVDWIERWLAKRDDERPFFLFCNFIEPHVQYDPPKEYAERFLPAGASYEEATAIRQDPRAYDCEDYDLSDREFSLLRGLYRAELAYVDDQLARLRTALEAAGEWDDTLVVVCGDHGEHIGEHGFFGHQYNLYDTLLNVPLTIRGGPFTDGGRRRDLVQLLDIPATVLETVGVDDPELLAQGSGRSVHPDSDAKPRDAVFAEYVAPQPSIDRLEARFGDIPDRVRAFDRRLRTVRTTEYKYVRGDDGFERLHHVPTDPAERNDITSETPEAIRELRNRLESRFEPFEDVATAADADVEMREGTKERLADLGYL from the coding sequence ATGGGCGACTCCAACGAGCGTGATTCGGAGTCACACACGACTGTGCGGAACGTCGTGCTCGTGATCCTCGATACGGCCCGATCGAAAAGCGTCGATTCGTTCGGCCGATCGATCGAAGCGAAGAACGCGGACGGCGACTCCGAGTATCGAACGGGCGACGGGACCGCGCGACCGCGACTGTCGAGCGGACGCGAGTGCGACGGACCGCAAACGACCCCCGCGCTGTCGCGCCTCGCCGCCGAGGGAACGGCGTTCGAGAACGCGTTCGCGGCCGCGCCGTGGACGCTGCCCTCCCACGCGTCGCTGTTCACCGGCCTGTACCCGTCCGAGCACGGCACCCACGGCGGCCACACCTTCCTCGACGAGGACCTGCGGACGCTCCCCGAAGCGTTCGCCGACGCGGGCTACCAGACGATCGGCGTCTCGAACAACACCTGGATCACCGAGGAGTTCGGCTTCGACCGCGGCTTCGAGGATCTCCGCAAGGGCTGGCAGTACATCCAGTCCGACGCGGACATGGGTGCGGTCGTGCGGGGCGAGGATCTCCGGGAGAAACTCCAGGCGGCGCGAAACCGCCTCTTCGACGGGAACCCGCTGGTCAACGCGACCAACATCCTCTACAGCGAGGTCTTTCAACCGACCGGCGACGACGGCGCCGCCCGATCGGTCGACTGGATCGAGCGCTGGCTCGCGAAGCGGGACGACGAGCGGCCGTTCTTCCTGTTCTGTAACTTCATCGAGCCGCACGTCCAGTACGATCCGCCGAAGGAGTACGCCGAACGGTTCCTGCCGGCCGGAGCGTCCTACGAGGAGGCGACGGCGATCCGCCAGGACCCGCGGGCGTACGACTGCGAAGACTACGATCTGAGCGATCGCGAATTTTCGCTGCTCCGGGGCCTCTACCGGGCCGAACTCGCCTACGTCGACGACCAACTCGCCCGGCTCCGAACGGCACTCGAGGCGGCCGGCGAGTGGGACGACACCCTCGTCGTCGTCTGCGGCGACCACGGCGAGCACATCGGCGAACACGGGTTCTTCGGTCACCAGTACAACCTCTACGACACCCTGCTCAACGTCCCGCTGACCATCCGCGGCGGACCGTTCACCGACGGCGGGCGGCGCCGCGACCTCGTCCAGTTGCTCGACATTCCGGCGACGGTGCTGGAGACGGTCGGCGTCGACGACCCCGAACTGCTCGCGCAGGGTTCGGGTCGGTCCGTCCACCCGGATTCGGACGCCAAACCGCGGGACGCCGTCTTCGCCGAGTACGTCGCTCCGCAACCCTCGATCGACCGTCTCGAAGCTCGCTTCGGCGATATTCCGGATCGCGTTCGCGCGTTCGATCGGCGACTCCGGACCGTCCGCACGACGGAGTACAAGTACGTCCGCGGCGACGACGGGTTCGAACGACTGCACCACGTGCCGACCGACCCGGCTGAACGGAACGACATCACGAGCGAGACGCCCGAAGCGATCCGGGAGCTTCGGAATCGGCTCGAATCACGGTTCGAGCCGTTCGAAGACGTCGCGACCGCCGCCGACGCGGACGTGGAGATGCGGGAGGGCACCAAAGAACGGTTGGCCGATCTGGGCTACCTCTAG
- a CDS encoding DUF6517 family protein, with protein sequence MNRRTVLAGVGSIGLASLAGCLGLAGLDKHESDPAGVDAAVRDDTGYEQTKIDDLVIDEKFELGPYSETVSVTNYLTEHEKRVDMGPLGSQRGALFMVLTTPQVSIAGRELNPVGDMSTTELVDLVQSNYDAIGDIAHDGNDEIAVLDQETTISRFTADAQFNGQDVEVYLHVTEAVETAEDLLVTIGVYPSLVRSQEEDNVLELVSNVTETVDESASTGGAEGSGEGNGGNESDSGNESDGGILDAV encoded by the coding sequence ATGAACCGCAGAACTGTGCTGGCCGGCGTGGGAAGTATCGGACTCGCGAGCCTCGCGGGCTGTCTCGGCCTCGCCGGGCTCGATAAACACGAATCCGACCCTGCAGGCGTCGACGCGGCCGTTCGCGACGACACCGGCTACGAGCAGACCAAGATCGACGACCTCGTCATCGACGAGAAGTTCGAACTCGGTCCGTACTCGGAGACGGTGTCGGTGACGAACTACCTCACCGAGCACGAGAAGCGCGTCGACATGGGGCCACTCGGCAGCCAGCGCGGCGCCCTCTTCATGGTGTTGACGACGCCGCAGGTGTCGATCGCCGGGCGAGAGCTCAACCCCGTCGGCGACATGTCCACGACCGAACTCGTCGACCTCGTTCAGAGCAACTACGACGCGATCGGCGACATCGCTCACGACGGCAACGACGAGATCGCGGTCCTCGACCAGGAGACGACGATCTCGCGGTTCACCGCGGACGCGCAGTTCAACGGCCAGGACGTCGAGGTCTACCTGCACGTGACCGAAGCCGTCGAGACCGCGGAGGATCTGCTGGTCACGATCGGCGTCTACCCGTCCCTGGTCCGATCGCAGGAAGAGGACAACGTCTTAGAACTCGTCTCGAACGTGACCGAGACGGTCGACGAATCCGCCAGCACCGGCGGTGCGGAGGGCAGCGGCGAGGGCAACGGCGGGAACGAAAGCGACAGCGGGAACGAAAGCGACGGCGGTATTCTGGACGCCGTCTGA
- a CDS encoding cupin domain-containing protein produces MERVSIDEIDPDPYEEAWQSDRRPLTDPLGAEHVALTRYVLAPGERFSGSVHAHADQEEVFVVLEGTAAFETRDGEVTVGPDEAVRFAPGDFQSGRNAGDEPLVALAIGAPRDTDDIRIDRIPVLDDRDVSCPDCGHDDMRMATADDTGLVCPECGTGLDIE; encoded by the coding sequence ATGGAACGCGTCTCGATCGACGAGATCGACCCGGACCCGTACGAGGAGGCCTGGCAGTCCGATCGCCGGCCCCTGACCGACCCGCTGGGCGCGGAGCACGTGGCGCTCACCCGCTACGTCCTGGCGCCCGGCGAGCGGTTCAGCGGGTCGGTTCACGCCCACGCGGATCAGGAGGAGGTGTTCGTCGTCCTCGAGGGGACCGCGGCGTTCGAGACGAGAGACGGCGAGGTGACGGTCGGGCCGGACGAGGCCGTCCGGTTCGCGCCGGGCGACTTTCAGTCCGGACGGAACGCGGGTGACGAGCCCCTGGTGGCGCTCGCGATCGGCGCGCCCCGCGACACCGACGACATCCGGATCGATCGGATTCCCGTCCTGGACGATCGCGACGTCTCGTGTCCCGACTGCGGGCACGACGACATGCGGATGGCGACGGCGGACGACACCGGCCTCGTCTGCCCCGAGTGCGGGACCGGACTCGACATCGAATGA
- a CDS encoding HpcH/HpaI aldolase family protein → MASSPRTNVLRETLDDDEVALGVLESTYSPTLVEFYGDLGLDFVWIDLEHAGPSPWDGDRMENLLRATDVSGTELLVRLPEPDPGMVRKALDAGVRNLFVSRIERADDARRAVEAARFRYDGEPGKRGFANPRASRWGTTENYADTEDEEIVVGVTIENPAAVDNLDDILAVPDLGFVFAGPLDLAVSLGHPGEPTHDEVQDAVEEIRTRAIDAGVPLGGLGFGMDDVNEKAAAGYQILNLGSTTGALGGAVRSWLNEYEG, encoded by the coding sequence ATGGCTTCTTCGCCGCGAACGAACGTCCTTCGAGAGACGCTCGACGACGACGAGGTCGCGCTCGGCGTCCTCGAGAGTACGTACAGCCCGACGCTCGTCGAGTTCTACGGCGACCTCGGTCTCGATTTCGTCTGGATCGACCTCGAACACGCCGGCCCGAGTCCGTGGGACGGCGATCGGATGGAGAACCTCCTTCGGGCGACCGACGTTTCGGGAACCGAACTGCTCGTTCGGCTGCCCGAACCCGACCCCGGGATGGTCCGGAAGGCGCTGGACGCCGGCGTGCGGAACCTCTTCGTTTCGCGGATCGAGCGCGCGGACGACGCCCGGCGAGCCGTCGAAGCCGCCCGGTTCCGCTACGACGGCGAGCCCGGCAAACGCGGCTTCGCCAACCCCAGGGCGAGCCGGTGGGGAACGACCGAGAACTACGCCGACACCGAGGACGAGGAGATCGTCGTCGGCGTCACGATCGAGAACCCCGCGGCCGTCGACAACCTCGACGACATTCTGGCCGTGCCCGATCTCGGGTTCGTGTTCGCGGGCCCGCTCGACCTCGCCGTCTCGCTCGGCCACCCCGGCGAGCCGACCCACGACGAGGTGCAGGACGCGGTCGAGGAGATCCGAACGCGGGCGATCGACGCCGGCGTTCCCCTCGGCGGCCTCGGCTTCGGAATGGACGACGTCAACGAGAAGGCCGCCGCGGGGTACCAGATCCTGAATCTCGGAAGCACGACCGGCGCGCTGGGCGGCGCGGTGCGATCGTGGCTCAACGAGTACGAGGGCTGA
- a CDS encoding DCC1-like thiol-disulfide oxidoreductase family protein, whose product MIEPTLVYDDDCGFCTWWAEYADDRTGLRVVGFSDLTPELRERLPEYYEECSHLVTDRRVYSCGASIEEALRRADDVGPVRDAIGFLRNFEDYERLRESAYRVVADNRDLFGKVLSRTPPARRPPSDGE is encoded by the coding sequence ATGATCGAGCCGACGCTCGTTTACGACGACGACTGCGGCTTTTGCACCTGGTGGGCCGAGTACGCCGACGATCGAACGGGCCTCCGCGTCGTCGGATTCAGCGACCTCACGCCCGAACTGCGCGAGCGGCTGCCCGAGTACTACGAGGAGTGTTCGCACCTCGTGACCGATCGGCGGGTGTACTCCTGCGGGGCGTCGATCGAGGAGGCGCTCAGGCGGGCCGACGACGTCGGTCCCGTGCGGGACGCGATCGGCTTCCTGCGGAACTTCGAGGACTACGAGCGACTACGCGAGAGCGCTTACCGGGTGGTCGCTGACAACCGCGACCTGTTCGGGAAGGTCCTCTCGCGGACGCCGCCGGCGAGACGGCCGCCCAGCGACGGCGAGTGA
- a CDS encoding GAP family protein codes for MSVLEVLPLVVVMVAGPQILSAIFLATSDGWRRNSAAFVGGAALSITLVVTVVYELGDGAVGGGGSHTTLSAIVLVALLLAMVHTYRTRATSEPPRWMGSLQRATPRFSFRLGFLLMGFFPTDILTSAAVGSYLAARDARLVDAAPFVLLTLLVLALPSLTLAVAGDRAERALPRIRDWMNENSWLVSELVILFFIGMTLNNLLG; via the coding sequence GTGAGCGTTCTCGAAGTACTTCCGCTCGTGGTCGTGATGGTCGCGGGACCGCAGATTCTCAGCGCGATCTTTCTCGCGACGAGCGACGGGTGGCGGCGCAACTCCGCCGCGTTCGTCGGCGGCGCCGCGCTTTCGATCACGCTCGTCGTCACGGTCGTGTACGAACTCGGCGACGGCGCCGTCGGCGGAGGCGGATCGCACACGACGCTCAGCGCGATCGTCCTCGTCGCGCTCCTGCTGGCGATGGTCCACACGTATCGCACCAGAGCGACGTCGGAGCCGCCGCGGTGGATGGGCTCGCTCCAGCGCGCGACGCCGCGATTCTCGTTTCGACTCGGGTTTTTGCTCATGGGGTTTTTTCCGACCGACATCCTCACGTCGGCGGCCGTCGGCTCCTATCTCGCGGCCCGCGACGCTCGGCTCGTAGACGCCGCTCCGTTCGTTTTGCTGACCCTTCTCGTGCTGGCGCTCCCGTCGCTGACGCTGGCCGTCGCCGGCGATCGAGCGGAGCGCGCCCTCCCGCGGATTCGCGACTGGATGAACGAGAACTCGTGGCTGGTCAGCGAACTCGTGATCCTCTTTTTCATCGGGATGACGCTCAACAACCTCCTCGGGTGA